A window of the Hordeum vulgare subsp. vulgare chromosome 5H, MorexV3_pseudomolecules_assembly, whole genome shotgun sequence genome harbors these coding sequences:
- the LOC123452946 gene encoding ADP-ribosylation factor, producing MGLTFTKLFSRLFAKKEMRILMVGLDAAGKTTILYKLKLGEIVTTIPTIGFNVETVEYKNISFTVWDVGGQDKIRPLWRHYFQNTQGLIFVVDSNDRDRVVEARDELHRMLNEDELRDAVLLVFANKQDLPNAMNAAEITDKLGLHSLRQRHWYIQSTCATTGEGLYEGLDWLSSNIANKS from the exons ATGGGGCTCACGTTTACCAAGCTGTTCAGCCGCCTGTTCGCCAAGAAGGAGATGCGGATCCTGATGGTGGGTCTCGACGCAGCCGGAAAGACCACCATCCTCTACAAGCTCAAGCTCGGCGAGATCGTCACCACCATCCCCACCATCG GGTTCAATGTTGAAACTGTGGAGTACAAGAACATCAGCTTCACTGTCTGGGATGTCGGGGGTCAGGACAAG ATCAGGCCACTGTGGAGGCATTACTTCCAGAACACGCAGGGTCTCATCTTTGTTGTTGACAGCAACGATAGGGACCGTGTTGTTGAAGCAAGGGATGAGCTCCACAGGATGCTGAATGAG GATGAGTTACGTGATGCTGTGCTGCTTGTGTTTGCTAACAAGCAAGATCTTCCAAATGCCATGAATGCTGCTGAGATCACTGATAAGCTTGGCCTGCACTCCCTTCGCCAGCGACACTG GTACATCCAGAGCACTTGTGCTACAACAGGGGAGGGACTGTATGAAGGCCTGGACTGGCTGTCCAGCAACATTGCCAACAAG TCCTAA